tctctcttccaGTCGTATCTGTCTCTcgaaaacacagacatttctaTCCTCCTTGTGTAGTCTCTGTTGGTATTCAGTTGTGTCTTGAGTAGGTTTCAGTTGTCTGAATTAGACTGATGCCACAAGTAAATCTTTCATCCTGTCGCAGACCACACCAATTTTTCCCTGAGTGAAGAAGAGACGTGGTCATGTTGGCTGGAACAGTGGCTAAATCCACTGTCTTTGTAACTTTCTTTAGAATTTGACTTTCCATTATGTTTGTAACAGCTGGACACCAAACTGATCGGCAGCAGATTTAGGTCAGTGACCTTGGGACTGAGTTCAGGGTGATGAAGGAACATGTGACCCAGTCCAGCAGTGGAGCTCTGTGGCCCAGAGGAAGATGGTGATTTACAGGCACTCCTGGTTCCTGTCAGAAGGAGACGTTCAGTGATTTTCTGGTCCGTCCCCTGCACTGTCCTTTCAAACCTAACATTTTATCTTCACTTGTGATGAGGATTTTAGAATAACAAAGTAAACTGTTGTAGATAGCGTCCTTTGGTCCAACGCTACTGAGGCTTGTGAGGTATCGTGTGAGTCTACACTTttcagagaggaaagaggagggggtCAGGGTCAATGCAGGAGGTTTCTTCTGGCACCAATGAAGGTGTGGCACAGGGTTGGAGGGGGACAATCACTCATTTTGTGGTGATATTGACTCTGAAACCAGCTCAGTTAACTGCCCTCAACCAAAATGTTGAAGTGATATGAAAGAATCTGAGGCAACTGGATGAGATTAAGATGTTTTAGCTGAGGATATGATGTGATAAATGCTACCCTAgtgattattatatttattgacATGGTTGGAGAATGTGTACAGATAATGTAAAGCAATGTTTCTCCACGGATGTGTGTTTGGTATTTAGTGTGTCTATAAAGTGCGTAATGACATGAAATTACGGAGGAGCAGCACATTTATTGAGGCCACTTTCTTGTTTGGCCGTGTTTCTAAAGACGTTACATTCCAACTTCCagatgaaagagcagcagaggcaAACAACAGTTTTCTCTATTTCACATCTGTCTGAGACTTTCTTCTATTTTCACTGTAAAATCAGCTTTCACTTTCCCTTGTGTTGACAGTCGTGACAATTAAGATATTGTAGACTTGTACTTTATGAAGTTTAATATTGTTATGATCATGTTTGTTGTgatttaaggggaaaaaaagacaaatcccTGTGTGTTATTGTTCCTCATGCCGCCCGTCACCCTGCTCACCTGTAGAAACTCTACACCTGTCACTGCTCCACTTTCTAAAAGCTTCTGCCTGAAATGTGTCACACATTTCGGCTGAGTCCAAACAGTGTTGAGGCAGCAGTAACATGTTGATGAACATGTGTGATAGGACGATGAATCCTGGtgtttttacagccagtggTGCTTTAAGTGCAACACCAGTCATGATTTTTTACTTTCCAAAGGAACCAACAAAACTTTTTTACATGTTtgggacagaagaaaaagaaaatgtgacgaactttattcatttgaattgttAAATATTGCATGTTGACAAGTTTGTACATTAAGTCTGAAAACctcatgtttttatgtcatAACATATTGTTGTATGGTGTGTTCCCTGAGCTCCGCGAAAAGAGCAAATATTATTGCCTAATGCCAGCCTAAAATAAGCATCAGCTAATGAAAAATAACCACCATCATAATTCTAAATATAGAAAGAATCTAATAAACAACACAACTTTTAGCTTTCTTTCAGACCCTTGCCTGTACTTGTCTTCTCTGgttcatgttaaaaatgttGCTCTGACTTCATTAATTATGTAGCATCAGTGGGACCATTAGTGCACACAAAAGTACCAGTTGAAATTGCGTGTATTATTTTCCAAACAGGATCGTTTGTTCCATAATTGTGcttgtttattatatttttatattttgattgtACCCAGCAGCACATGGAGCATGGTGCGACTGCATGAACTGATTCTGTGATGCCAAAAGAAATTCATGTTTCACTTGATTTGATGGGGGTTATCAGAGTAGCCCTTTAAAGGTGCTATTTTTACACTCTGTGAAAAACGTGGTGGGTTTGGCATCAAGCTTCATTCCTATACTCACTAATAGCTGCATCCAGAGGTGGAAGGCAACACAAATCTTTCCTTCTACTGAAGCCAACAGGCTAACAAGCTAGCTCCCGTCACGTCGGTGTCTGATAGCTACTCGCTGTGGCCTCTGAATTGCCTTGAAGacagagctgctcagaggaCGTTTTGTGAAGACAATAATGGGTGAAGGCTTTTTCAAATAACAATCACCACAACCTGCTCCTGTATAGGAACCACAtttggctgcagagaaaacctACAAATAGCCCCTTTATGTCATGGGAGCTGGCTGGATTGTAGTGATGAATTCTTTGTATACTCAATATCACGATTCAAATGCGATCATTTTGACAGTGTGTTTGAAGTTGATACAACATTTATGGATTATAAAGCCTGATGCAGGGTCAGCACTGACAAGACCAAGATAAAGCTcctcccaaaaaacaaaagccttttctctcctttcttttgcTCACATTGTGTTTACCGTCTAATGACAGGCAGATGGCAAACTGAATGACAGTACAATATTAAGTGTCTCAGGCACAGTGCTCCTTGTCATTGATATTTTAGAATTGACAAAAGATCGAGACCAGTCAGATCGTGTCAGTCTGAATTACAGCTTTGCATTCTTGGGAATCAAATGCCTTTTCCCCATGGTAACGTTTGAAGCCTTGATTAACATGTTGACACTTTCAAGCTGTTTCCATGAGCTAAAATGTATTCagttaatatatttttgtttcagtgcCTCAGTCTGTGTCAATCAGAGGGATTGGATCAACTCAGTGCTCACCTTGCATAATCCACTTGAGCATATTAAATCCCCTTGTCTTTGATATAGATGCATAAGCACAAAGGCCACTGTTTCATATATAAGGGAACCACATCCATGGAGAAGCATGTCTGCCAAATAACTGCCAACTGAACGGTCCCATTTTCCCACCTAGATAAGCAGGGGTCATTTCTATCTTTTTATACTtgtaaaaatgtcttaaaattGGGAGCAGCCCTCCTTTATAGCAACATGTGTGACTTGCTTGTGAATTTTAGTTAGAGTCAAACTgtcaaatgcattttcaatatttaagttaaaaaatGCACAGATGATTATCTCTGTAAGCAGCATGTTTGTTTAGAATAGAAAGTGCCAAAGACTGTCGTACTGTCACTTTCCCATCTTAACAATGATTGTGATCAATAATTGTAtcagatggtttttttttttctgtgttgccagataaagccaataaaaacaaaagaagaaaatttgGCTTCTTATAAAGACCAGTGAGTGCTTTTATTATGCGACTGGGTGGGATGTTTATCTGGGCTGCTTTGATACCATGTCACAAACACGTCAAAGATTTTTGGTGCAGCCTACTTTCACAatcaatttatatttatgtttgtgtgtcttagaTCAGGGATTCTCACCCCTGTTAACCTTTGTGTACCGATATTTATACATTACACAAGCACATATATAACAATAACACTAGGCTTCATGAGTTGAAGGCACTTTTTCAGATAAATTGCCATGTCAATATTCGACCAGTCCTGTgacttgttatttttgtgtggaACATGTGGTTGTTATGGCGTCATGGTGCTCTCTGCCTCCCGGTGGTCACATTAAGGTACAACAACTCTGTTGCAAGTGTGACACATTACTGACACCGTGGGAAACATGAATCTGTTGCTATTGACGCCTGTTCCGGTAATGTGTAACGTACATGTAGTTGGTGGACAGCTGAGCTCCATGACATTGCCTCCTCGATTTCATTTACAGACACTTAGAGCAgttatgttcatgttttcataaaagTTTGAGACCCTGTAcgacatttttgaaaatggcaCCTTCACAAAAAGACCTTGTTTCGGTAATTTTACTTCCCCCATGTCTGAATAAAAGTATTTGTATCATATCtattgacaacaacaacaagaacaatttGATAAGACAGTAAAGTTAACATCTACCTCCACGAGAGTGGACGTTTCCAAGTTTGTCGTGGCCTTGAACGCATCACACATCAGTCAGAAACTGGACCAAGCTTGGCTGTACTGACACTGCGCATGCTCAGTTGATCTCCAACGGCCAACCGCTCAGCAACCTGTTGTCTAATGTGTTGCTAAGAAACGTGGTCGTGTCGATTCTAGTCCAATCACTAGCGGCGAAAGAGGTCATGTGATTTAAACTGACCAACCGGAGATGCTGAAGCGTCACTGTTGAAGTTTATCTAGGCTGCTTAGCTAACAGGCGCTTTAGGTCAGCATACATATATTTCTCATCCGAAAGCAAACTTCCTTGtgcaaatgaaatgcatttttaagtcTTGACGTGTGTATTTTGGTTTCTCATATGGTAAGAAGGAACATTTGTCAATGTATTGTACGGTGGGTGGCTGGTTAGGATAGGATGCAGCCTTGCTAATAAGCTAAGGCTAATGTCAGTCTCATTGAAACTTCTTGTTAATCTCCGCTTCCTCGGAGTTTATGTTTAGGACGGACAGACTCTCAGTAAACAGTTGGACAGGAATTGGTAGCAGTCATTATTTGTGGGACTTTTAGGAACGTTACTTATATTATTAATGTAAATAAGATATTCGCAATATTCGAACGCAGTGAGATGAAAGAGGTTCAAAATCACTTCGTAAAATCTATAGGTTTTGCATATAAATTAATCTTAAATGTTCTTTCATATAATGTAGCTATTGGGTTTTAATTTCCCAAACACTCCCTTTTCCTCACAGCCTATGTATCTAACTTCACACTACTTCTTACTGGTGTGGCTCCACCCACTTTGTTACAGAGGAAAGCAATGAGAACGCGGTCAAGTTCACCTCCAATTCATGTGCACGTCAACGATGCTACACCGGTCCATGTGCATGTGAAGAGTCACAGGAAGAGTTCCTCCAGAACACCTCAGGTTAGAGAGGGACATTACACACATTGTGACAGTTAGTATCATGTTATTAATTAGTTTCGATCATATACATATCTGACAGGCAACAATGACACTGTGTTTCAAAGGGGAAGACCAAAGAAGACCAAGGAAATCTACGTCCGACTGCCAAGGTCAAAACACAAGTGCCATGGATTCCACCAGGAAAGGTCTCCACACGGGACGCCTCATACAAGTGGGAGGTAACATGTCTGAAAATGAATTGTCACAGATTATCCTTGACTCAACATTGGAAAAGATCTCCTTTAGGCAAAGAGTCATTTGTTACTCTAAATGTTATTCGCATCTAGGGGCCAATGCATCGCCTTGAGATCACACCACCAGTCCCTGGGCCAGAACCCAAACATTCCTACTCTGCGTTGCGATTGTCTGACCTCatgtcagaggaggaagagggttTACATGGACGAATCAGCCAGTATGAGAGGAAGATAGACAGCTTACTGACTGAAGTCAACTCTCTGAAGAATGAGGTCAGTTTCCTCCTTACGACTGAGAAGACCTGGACTCCTTAAGTAACATACACAGATGAGTGAGCTTTTTTAGTAGAATCTagttttgggggtgggggggttgctgtttttgtgcttttttgtttttaaatgtgtatcCTTGAAGAAGTGCCTGAAAAAATACTCATAATCACAAGAATCacaagataaagataaagagcATTGATCAGATTCATTTAGAAATGTAAATCCTGCCAGCTTCAAGAATTGTTTCCTACTTCCCAACATAATTTAGTTTAACCCCATTAACATATCTTCTGTACATCTGTCAGAATGTGTACATCTGTAATACTTATGTGCAGGTGGAGCTGCGTAaaaaggagcagctgctggagcGCCAGTCAGAGCGACTTAGCGTCTCCCAGCGGTTGATcgcagagcaggaggaggaactAGCTGAGGTCAccaaagagctggaggagactGAGAGGGAGAACACACGACTACGACAGTCCATGGAGAAGATGCTGAAAGAGACCGACCACAGCAGGCAGGCTATGCACTAAACACAGGCgcagtgtgtgtgatgaaaCATTTTGACTGTGCTGAAGGTGAGAGGAAGTATTTTCACAAGTTGAAGGAACCTAAAACCTGTACAACACTACTCTTTAAGACAGACTCAAGGGCAgaaattttgaatttcagcCTTGTTTTTGGTCTTGGTCACCAATTCTCTGAGCCATTCTGACTTGAAGTTTTTGGACTTTTATGCCTTGGATGCAGAAACAAATAAGAGTCATGGGTAAATACAGGGTTAATATGTTGACAGCTGTCTCCCCAGTTATATTAGTAGAATCACTACATCATTTCATCACTTCTACTTACAGACTAGATGGAGACAGCGTGCAGCCAGACAAAGATGCTTTCCTCAAgaagctgatggaggctgaagTCGACggaactgcagctgcagaggaagtcTCAGCTCTGCGAGACTCTGTTTTTAAACTCTGCAGTACCAATGTCAGTGTAAGTATTACCCCAGTGTAGGGGCCAGCATGCTTGATCAACctggaaataaatgttttctgacaTCATGGGACTCTCTGGAGAACGTTGAGCATGTTTAACTTTCAGAAAAGCCATAATTCATGTCAGTATTGTTTTATAACAATATTTTTGTGCtattctctgtctcctctgctgttGCTTCAGAGACTGTCTGGCTCAGAGTCCTTGGCCTTGGCCCATCAGAAGGAGCTCTTGCTACAGAAATTGGAAACATTTGAGGCCACAAACCGAACTCTGCGGCACCTCCTCAGGGAGCAACATGGGTCCCAGGTAGTTTCTCAACTGTACTGTCTATCTGTATCTCTATCTATCTGTTACacaatttgtgtgtgtacatcagAAATGGTAAACGCTTTAGAAGTTAAATGTTTTACTTGCTAGAAAAATTACCCTAAATTCTGATGATCAGTTGTAGAAGAGTCAATAATCAATGGACTGAATCTGCTATTGTGTGATTTTGTATCATGATGTTAATAACAAGAATatggtgtggtgtgtgtgtatcaagTGTGTTTCACTGTTAATATGAGAGGTTATCAtattatgtgtctgtgtgtgagatcctgggttcactggtttatgttgtgtgtgtcatggTGAAATGAAGATAATGAAATCAAAATAGTATAATCATcataaaattatataataatgatTTCTATTATATTATCTCAATGTAAAAGTGATATACATTACAATAGAAATGTGATAATACAAACCTTTTGTGAAATAGTTACTAATTGTATTAACATATTTTATAGAATGTAATATCATCAAtgtaatatataatacatattcTTCTATTATATGGTAGTAataattataaattattatGGTTACATTAAATAGTGATGACTGGCAGGGTCTGGCCCCCCACCACCTTCAACAGCAAATGCATTTTGGAGAGACAAACAGTTGTTGTTCTTGAGCAGATGGAGTCTGTGCGCCTGTTGGAGCAGAAGGACACATTACTCAAAAGACTTGcagacacagaggcagaaaatgcTGTGAGTTTAACAAAAGACTGtaatgttcacattttaaagAGCTGAAATTTTTTGACTGTTCTTTTTTCCCATGTGGTACAGAAATAAAGCCGAAATAAAGTCTCACTTTTGCTTTCAAAGCATCTTGTGGTGAAACttcaagagaaagagaaagagatcaaTCAACTGTCCAGGCTTTTAGCTACTGAGAAGGTACTtagagcacaaccaccagtcTTTGTGAGGTTTTTATTTAGGAGATGTCTCTTCAGTCTCttcatttccattcagctgAGTGTAAGAGGAACGGCACTTCTACTAATGTATATTCCCCTGTGTTGGGGATTTTACAGGACAATGCTAAGAGCACAGCTGATCTGTCCAAAACTCTGGAGTCAACAAGAGCTCATCTCCAAGGCCAGCTCCGTACCAAAGAGGCTGAGAACAACCGGCTCACTGTGCAGATTAAGGTTTGTCATGGGATCTTGATGTTTGTCTTACTAGTGTCTAACATCGTCTGTAATTGTCTGTGGTTTGAATAAATGaagtttgtgcatttttgtaaCCAAGGTCACTGCAGTCATAATAACTGCTGTCTACTGATTTTTgcaaagaaagcacacagtgaACTCAGCAGTAATCTCTACTTCTCTATGTTGGTCCAGAACCTGGAGCGTGCAGCCAATCAGCAAAAGGCAGAGATGGCGCATCTGAGGGAGCAGCAGACAAGTCTGAAGCAGGAGGCCAGTGCAGACAGAGAGGCTCTGAAACGAGCCTCACGAGCCCAGAAACAGCGAGCGGAGCGCAGTGAGGTCACTGCAGGACAGCTGAGTGTCCAACTGATGGACATGGTAGGAACGCAGTCTAGAGCAGACCTGGGCATTGTAAGGCCTGCATAATGATTCTTTCCAGTCCATGAGGTCAAGGACCAACTGCATGATTTTACTTATGAGGCCAAAGTTTATCCTCATAAGGCTACAGGTTAGCCCTTAGGTTTAacacccacccaccaccaccacacgcaaacacacacacacccagacataCCTCATTATATGTCTGTAACACAGTCACTTTTTTTACTTAATCTAACAGGAGAAGCAGGTGGCAGATGCACTGTCAGCGGCCGAGACCTGGGAAAGCCGTCACGCACAGGAGGTgaccaacaaaaataaactggagCTTGAACTATCGCTGTTGAACAGGTATCTCTTAAGTGCCTCTCTTTATTGATAATTGGAGCAACAGCAACCTTTTTtccatgtttaattttttttttttttaaatctgtgattttctatttttaaatttgGCCACTAGCTCCTATTCATAAATGATAACGGCGTTTGAGCTCTTTTTCCATTCTTTGGCATTAAAGCAGcattgttgtctttgttgttgtgtatttctgtgACAAATATAGGAGTAGTCAATGTTAAAGGCTGTGGTCCGTTAAAATTGATCATTTTATAGAAATCTTTTGAGTGCTAACCATCTGCAAATGTGCAGTTattaaaattaatacatttgtaAGTAACTTGACTTAATTATGAAAGGGATGTCCGTTTTGCTGAAGCTGCTACCCCCGCAACCCGACCCCAGATAAGCAgatgaggatggatggatgggtgtcTATTTTACACCTAAATATGTGTGCATGCCCTGCTAGTGTATAAAGCATGAAGTTAGCATCTAAAAAGTAACTTGAACCCCAAAAATGTACCAATCAGTGAAATGCTGCAGGTAGTTGTGCATCATCACTCTGCCATTTGGGATGAAAATATGATGACGCATCATGTCATGTGATATAACAGCCGAATAGCAGAActgacagagcagctgcagaacacagagcagaaaggcAGACTGGAGAGGGAAGCTCTGCTGGATCACCTGCATGGATTGACCACAGACAGTACTGCTGCCAAACTGGAGAACCAGACACTCAAGGTGAAACAAGCCAGACacattcattattattaaccTGAAGATGCCACGGTCAGAATTTTTACATATCTGTTATTAGATTAGAAGAATGGACTTTCCATTTAATTGCAATAATAATTGATGACAAATCATGCAAACTGGTGTGTTTCTATCAGGCCACAGTGTGTACAGTAGATGAGAAGCTGGCCATGTCTCAGTCAGAACTTCAGCAGGTCAGAGCTTCCATCAAGCAATATGAAAGTCTGGTGGACAGCTACAAGATTCAGGTTTCTAAAGCTCACTGTACAGCATTGCACAAAACCGTGGACACGGTTAATGACCATAAAGAGTCTGAACCTAAATTTTCCCTTTGTCCAGATTGGGAAAACAAGGGCAGAGGCAGATGAGTACACTGCTCGTCTGGCTCAGGCAGAGTGTGAGGCCCAGGCCACGCGAGGAAAGCTGGAAATGGAAATTGAGGAGGTGCGCAGGGAAATGCTGGGGCGGCTGGCTGAGCTGGAGCCTCTCCCTGAAGCCTTACGACAGTCTGAACTACAACTCCAGGAGGCTCAAGACAGGGAGCGCAGCCAGGAGAGACGTAGCATGGAGCTCAGCACAACTCTGGCTGATCTCCGCATGAAGGTTGGAATATTTCAGTGGCTGTATGCCAGTTCAAAGCCAGGTCCCAAAACAAGTTCAAGCGAGTCACATGCTTGTCTTTGCTCATGTCAGGTGGAGACCCAGGGCAGCCAAATAGAGCtgttcagacagaaaaacaaagtgctgctggaggagaacagaCAACTTCAGCAGCGGGTGGAGAGTCTGGAAAGGTcagtctcttcctctgtatTAAACTGCTGACTCTTTTCATCAAATTGTACCAAATAATAATTCAAGTGGCTACATTAGTCTTTAGATGTTTTCTGTGCAGACAGCTATCAATAGTGCACTGTGATGCTgaagaaaacaaccaaacatGACTGTCATCAAAGCTACTCCTTTGCTAACTGCTTTGCAAAGCTAACTCCTTATTTTAACTGCTCATTGTTGTGTTATCTGACAGAAAACTGGAAGATGCTGTCAGTCAGAACAGCGACCTGCTGGTGGTCATTGCCAAACGTGAAGACACCATCCACAGCAACCAGCTTCGTCTGGAGGAGAAGACCAGGGAATGTTCCCTGCTGAGTCAGAAGCTGGAAGAGGCTCTAGATGATGCTCGACAACAGGTCTGAACGTGACAGCAGCAGGCGTATCTATGTCTGCATATCTTTATATTCATATTGTTGAGTTGCTGAGCAGCAtggctgcatagtggttagcattgttgccccacaacaagaaggtcaagGTTtctgttcccggcctggggcctttctgtgcagacttgccatgttctccctgtatcTTCGTGCGTATCCTCCGcgtactccagtttcctcccactgtccaaagacatcatgcacACAATAAATGAGTTGCATACTAATTTTGCCCCACCGTGACTTATTAATCAAgttcagtgtgttgtgtttatcaCCAGATGTCAGAGAACAGAGAACGAGCTGCAGCTAAAGAACGCTTCACTCAGGCCAAGATCCTGGACTTGGAGACCCAACTAAGTAGGAGCACCACAGAAATCAACCAACTGAAACGAAACAAAGAGGAGGTAAAGGCCTCCATTAAAAGTTCAACAAGAGTCTGTATGAAATGTCAGCAAGTGTCTGAGAAGTGTATATGTGATACTCAGGTGGAGCGACGATACCAGAGCCGATTGCAGGATATGAAGGATCGTCTAGAGCAGTCGGACAGCACCAACCGAAGTCTGCAGAACTATGTCCAGTTTCTTAAAGCCTCCTACACCAATGTGTTTGGAGATTTGGCCCTCAGCAGCTCCCTGCGGGACCCCTCACCCATCTGACAGCCCTTTAAGAACAGTATTGTTGCTGTTGGTCTGCCAAAAGGAGCAGAAGGATGTGAGGAGAACAGTGTCTGACTGTTGCTTCTTAGATACCAGTAAAGAGCAATGGCAGCTATGGGGCTTTTACAATATAATACTGTTGCCTGTTAAGATTTTTCTGAACAGATTTGGTAGAAAACAAGATTgtgcattacattttaatacagAATCGTCTGTAAGATTAAGGCCCTTAAATGTAGGGTTTAAATGTCTCTAATAAatcaaagaggaagaggacagtCAGAAGCCTCACTgagacattaaataaaaatgagacaaaGCATTTACCGGAGATCTTAAAAACTCCGAGTCCAACGTGCTGATTTTTACCAGGTGCTTTAATCCACTGCATCCATTCCTACTGTTACAAAAGGTCAAACAGAGTTAAGTTTAAAGTAAATACAGCTCCCCTCTTATGAGTTTAGAGTAATAGCAATGAGATGGTTCACAATCTATGAAGTATATATATTATGACATTGATGTGATAGATTAGTGGGGTGGTAACAATGTGCAAACAGTGAACTGTGTGTGGTCAGCACCTCCTATTTGATCTGAAATAAGTACACAAAAACTATGCAAAACTGGGACACAGAAAAAAGGCTGCTGAAGCTCAAAGAAGAGAGCAGTGTTTGCTCTTTAAGATATTTCAGGTTAACTCCAATCGCGCCCCCCAGCAAACGGTCTCATTTTCACTGAcgcaaatatttttttactggTTACCTTTGACAGTGCCTTACAGCATTTCAGACTGAATGCATAGAAATGTATGATTGGACATTGAAGTGAAGTTTGTATTTCATGAGCCAAAAACACATCTTCTTTCACTTCACAAGTGATGataaacatttatatatacCAGCATTAAAGTGCAAGGGGTATTTGTACTGCTATTTATAAgatctgttattgtttttgtcatctgtaaaacaaacataatgtgtttaaatgtgtgacTGGAAACACTGGTGCTATCATTGTCTGAAAGAAAGCGTGACTTGGtttaaacacacagtcagtaCAATCTATAGCTGTTAACATATGATTAACTGGTTTTTAATAACTGAATCATCTACAGTACACTTATAACATCAAGACAGATATATGCAACCTCAACAACTGAAAATTCATGGTCTACATGGTTTTTCCCCCCAATTcttaatggtgtgtgtgtaatataaacaggaaacaagTGTAACTACATGGATATAGAATAGtggctgtgtctctgtttgtcatTAAACGTATCTGTCAATCAGAAATTCACACCTCACTGAGGTTATTGTGGCTGTCATATTCTCCTATAGAAGCTGTTGTGTTATTTCCAGC
This sequence is a window from Echeneis naucrates chromosome 12, fEcheNa1.1, whole genome shotgun sequence. Protein-coding genes within it:
- the odf2a gene encoding outer dense fiber protein 2: MRKAMRTRSSSPPIHVHVNDATPVHVHVKSHRKSSSRTPQGKTKEDQGNLRPTAKVKTQVPWIPPGKVSTRDASYKWEGPMHRLEITPPVPGPEPKHSYSALRLSDLMSEEEEGLHGRISQYERKIDSLLTEVNSLKNEVELRKKEQLLERQSERLSVSQRLIAEQEEELAEVTKELEETERENTRLRQSMEKMLKETDHSRLDGDSVQPDKDAFLKKLMEAEVDGTAAAEEVSALRDSVFKLCSTNVSRLSGSESLALAHQKELLLQKLETFEATNRTLRHLLREQHGSQMESVRLLEQKDTLLKRLADTEAENAHLVVKLQEKEKEINQLSRLLATEKDNAKSTADLSKTLESTRAHLQGQLRTKEAENNRLTVQIKNLERAANQQKAEMAHLREQQTSLKQEASADREALKRASRAQKQRAERSEVTAGQLSVQLMDMEKQVADALSAAETWESRHAQEVTNKNKLELELSLLNSRIAELTEQLQNTEQKGRLEREALLDHLHGLTTDSTAAKLENQTLKATVCTVDEKLAMSQSELQQVRASIKQYESLVDSYKIQIGKTRAEADEYTARLAQAECEAQATRGKLEMEIEEVRREMLGRLAELEPLPEALRQSELQLQEAQDRERSQERRSMELSTTLADLRMKVETQGSQIELFRQKNKVLLEENRQLQQRVESLERKLEDAVSQNSDLLVVIAKREDTIHSNQLRLEEKTRECSLLSQKLEEALDDARQQMSENRERAAAKERFTQAKILDLETQLSRSTTEINQLKRNKEEVERRYQSRLQDMKDRLEQSDSTNRSLQNYVQFLKASYTNVFGDLALSSSLRDPSPI